DNA from Branchiostoma floridae strain S238N-H82 chromosome 15, Bfl_VNyyK, whole genome shotgun sequence:
AAAACTATTTTTAAAAGTCTGCAATATTGGCAATAGCAAAATACGTCAAGGGCATTTTTTCTCAGGTCTGTGAGATTTCCCCATTGATAATATAAATTAGATTCTGGCTTGCATAATTATTATCTGATTATATGAATCAAAACTATCTATATACTAAAATTAATGACGATCTCAGCTATTGTTTTTAGTAattctttttcaaagtttgaaagtaaCCTGACACCTGCAGTTCCGAAAAATCCGCAAGGAGGtcaaaacctacaccacttagtCTCTGGCCAAAGCGCTATCTAACACACAAAATATCAggacacatgtacataacttaAGATATCGAAACCGGGAGTTCTGTAAAAGGCTGCTTggagcacaaaatctaatcatttcgtGGTCTCATCAAGACTACTGATATACTAAATATCAAGTAAATCGTTTTAGGCACTCTCCGATTGTGCTACAAAAACGTTAACTTTCTTGGCGAATGTTAAACAAGAAAGCATCTGAAAAAAAGCttgccggtgcgtattttggaaaaagcctggatgttcaacaaaatcaaatgaaaaaaagagtttAAACAGctaattactgaattggtctgtcttttattaaaaaaaaaacatgacatgagatttgtctaacaaagaaaaaaaattgttacaagtggggttcgaacccacgatccacggctaCAAATGCAAATCGTTATATCCACCGACCtcgtagaccgctcggccacgctagCCGATTGCGTTATCgggcgtatagaagggctataagaagagtttggttaaattgaccgatccatgcatgcatTTATGCATTCGATCCATGCATGCAGCCGTTGAACGAACGGCTTCTCTCGCCTCTAAGCCGGTGCACCGGCAAAAATCTACAAGCTAACATACGATAGCGACCCTAAACCAGTGGCCCAGCTACGAGTTCGAAATTCTTGAGCGAATGAGTGATGCCGTTGATCCCCGTGGTGGAAGGGTTGGCAGCGCCCTCTGACAGTTTGAAGGTGAAGTGCTGCAGCAGGGAAGTGAAGAACACAAAGAGCTCCATCTCTGCCAGCTGCTTCCCTAGACACATGCGCGGTCCTAAAAAATGTTAAAGGGTTAATTACTTTTTAGACGAGAAGAATAAAAGTAGACATTTCCTGCTGGTCAAACACTGTGGCCACAGATTAGTGGTTTAATTTTCTACTGACCTAAGCATTAGTAATCATGTTTTTGGTGACCACCTGTGTACTTAAACTTTCCCTAGTATCTTTCTTACGCAAGAGTGGTCACTATAGTTACATTTTACTGTTGAGGAATATGCAAATACATCTGATATTGGTTCGAATCCCAATCCGCTCATTATCCCATTGCATTTGCTTCTTCGTTGAAAATTCTACGAAAAAATCTAGAGAGCTGTTTTCATATAAATTCCACATAATAAAGCCAAGTGCCTGGTCATATTTTACTATGAAACAACTATCTATTGACAGCAACACTTTGAGTTCAACTCTCGGTGCATCCTTTCATGGCTGGTTCGCCGCTTGCACATGTCAAGCAACAGCCCTAGGATTAAAGACTTATAATTCTTCCTTCTTGTTGCGTTAGCGAAAACTAGCTAGCCAATCAGACtcatcttttttttctcgtTGAAAAGTTACTAACCAATCAGGTTTACCTATTTACTAAAGAAGCATTATCATTGCCTGTCTAACGGCTGGCTAGGGCCACAGCGGCGAGGAAGAGAGATTCACAAGCGGCCGACCGTCAAGCATAAGAGAGGGATCTTACCGATACCAAACTGCATGGCGTGGTCGTCCCTCTGGTACTGTCCCTGAGCGTCCAAGAAGCGGCCGGGGTCGAACTTTCCGGGGTTCGGGAAATGTTCCGGGTCGTGGTGGACGGACCACAAGTTggtctgtaaaacaaaacaaaaaagatcgCAGGCCGGTATAGGGCAGGGTTGATACGTGATGTAGATAATCAGCGGGCTTTATACGACAAGATGCGTTTTCTGTTCTCAACAACGAAAGTCTCATACATCTGAAGACAGCTGCTCAAGACGAGTCGGggcaaaaagcaaaaaaaaaataataataataataataataaccatATACCTCCCCCGCTTATATGAATGGatttttgtatcattatataGTGGGTGGTTTCTGACCCGGCGATGAACAAGTCAAACAGCACCCTTTCTGTGTACTCGTCAGTGAACGTGGTCTCGTCGTCGTTCTCGCGAGATTTGGTTTCCCTGACGTACGAGTCGATAAAGTCCCGGATGTCATTGGAATCGAACGTCTTCTTATGGGAGTCCATTTCTTCTCTTATGTAGGCTTTAATGGTGCGCACTGTGTCAACAATAACTTGTGCGCCTCGTCCCAATCCTGGAAAACGTCGCAAGATGGGGAAAAAGATGGCCAGCTGGCCCAAAATGTTGGTGGAAGCTACTTGGTTTAGGGCGTCCATCAAGCGTTTGAACTTGTCATCGTTGTATTCGAACCTAGTAAGATGATAAAGCAATGTTTATAGTGTGGTATAAACAAATCGTTTTAGTATAGCTAATAATCGTCACTGCACTTCTTTTTTACCTTCATAAAATATTcatagaggttatatttttactagcgtttgtgtgtgtttccgtCTGTCTGTCAAAAAGATAGCTCTAAACGGCTAGATGAATTGAttttatacttggtgtgttttTGAGGTGGGCCAAACACTGGAAATTGTTGGATTTGAGGCTGCCTAGCggtttcccttggtactgcagaagaactTCCTGGAATGATACCTCGTGATCTGAACAAGCTTTGATCACGATTTTGAgattttagatagctcttgtgcttagTAATAGGTaacattatatatttatttgaCAAAaagttattttattttattcaatttgattttatttatttttcacaatatttaaaaaaaagataacataaaacaaattaaaggatgaaagtacatgcagggggggggaagaaaaaagcctcgtggcttatacatagtcttcctccaaagtaacaaataATAATACAATTTAACAACTCATAAGCTAAATAAAGATTGGATAGATGTTTAGAAAATATACATTAAACAATAATGTAACCTAAAGTATTATATCAAATAACAAAACGGAAGgaaatcataatagttcaataattgataactaaggcaatatcataacggcgaaatgaatgaaatgatgtaataagaatataacattgtaggaaatgtaacaactaaaaatgttgaaatagaaGAACAATGAATAGGAGATTAGTTAAATGTTTGATGatctaataatgacttttttaacaGGTTATATAAATGAACAAGTCAGTTGCATAAAATCTACGGAAGCTCtcgatatttcatggaggtacgaGGCTGCTAAACTCTggtctttttatttatttattctatTGAAGATCACCTGGATCCGAACACAATAGAACAGATCACGTTAGTGACGGCATTCTGGACCATGCGGCAAATGTCGAACGGTTTGTTCACCATCTTCATGATTTCTGCTTGTAGAGCGACTGACTCCTCCAGGATATTCCCCTCCAAACTTCTTTTCCCGAAGCCGAACTCCCGAAGAGACATCAGAGTAAATTTTCGGTGCTCTTTCCATGGAGTACCGAAAGGAGCGTAGATGATACCTGGAATGTATggtcaaccaatcaatcagtcaatgaatgaatgaattattcCAAAGGCATAATGGCATTTGAATGGAGTACCGAAAGGACCCCAGATGATACCTGGAAGATatggatcaatcaatcaatcaatcaatcaatcaatcaatcaatcaatcaatctaaaGGTATAAAGGCCTGTAGAGTCTTATAGATGTCCCTTATGCTAGTACTTAAGGAGACGTTGAGAGAACAAATGCGAGGTCGTAATCAAGTCTATCCGATAGCCTTTTAAACTGCGCATGCGTAACGAGATTGAAGGTAAGATTTTAAAGAT
Protein-coding regions in this window:
- the LOC118432324 gene encoding cytochrome P450 2C9-like encodes the protein MGHRFLTMTEWAKTYGPVYRIQLGKETMIVLSEYDIIHEALVKRGEDFSSRSANNPLVKLTNPKRIGIIYAPFGTPWKEHRKFTLMSLREFGFGKRSLEGNILEESVALQAEIMKMVNKPFDICRMVQNAVTNVICSIVFGSRFEYNDDKFKRLMDALNQVASTNILGQLAIFFPILRRFPGLGRGAQVIVDTVRTIKAYIREEMDSHKKTFDSNDIRDFIDSYVRETKSRENDDETTFTDEYTERVLFDLFIAGSETTHYIMIQKSIHISGGGIWLLLLLLLFFFCFLPRLVLSSCLQMYETFVVENRKRILSYKAR